Proteins from a genomic interval of Tolypothrix sp. NIES-4075:
- a CDS encoding cation:proton antiporter domain-containing protein has product MELLSQVLALEPTNQVLGNEPIVPFAILLVVILVVPILFERLRLPGLVGLVFSGVVLGPSGWNVFQPDSPTINLLSDIGLVYLMFIAGLEIDLEQFRRQKSRSFGFASFTFFIPLALGTLIGQIFGFSGNASILIGSMFASYTLLAYPLINRLGIVKNQAVSVTIGATIFTNIGALLVLSLCIAVHAKQFSYWGLITLFNSLIIYLIVVLVGFDWAGKEFFRRSGDDEGNQFLFVLLCVFLAAVGAQLIGVEKIVGAFLAGLAVNGVLASGPVKEKVMFVGSVLFIPIFFVHLGSLINLPPASNFSTLKLTLFIVIGLLLSKFLAAFLAKLLYRYNWQEMLMMWSLSLPQVGATLAATLVGYRAELLPIWVLNSVISLMLVTSTVGPLITSRLAASLASSSVEQHATTTPSYQNIENKHSNFTIVVPIYNPQTQQYLIEMAALLARQENGRIIPLAIATAAAHMDAPQLEISLQRSERLLSKATAQSQVLSVQAEPLLRIDDAFAQGISRAAREQKASLIVMGWGKRTGLRARLFGNVIDSVLWASHCPVAVTRLVESPRKIQRILVPVENLMAPSLHPVQFAQMLAEANQAQVTVLNVCDRRTSSSKIASRRSQLGLLVSKLALPNPPEVQIIAHENVVQAILQAARLYDLVVLPFIRNRTSPGGLAISDVTTQLARQLTCSIVMLGEPERNPTEVLPTAVSNTTTVIGNAVIGNG; this is encoded by the coding sequence ATGGAACTCCTGTCCCAAGTTCTTGCTTTAGAACCGACAAACCAAGTTCTCGGCAACGAACCAATTGTTCCCTTTGCCATTTTATTAGTGGTTATCTTAGTCGTGCCGATTCTATTTGAGCGGCTAAGACTACCCGGATTAGTAGGTTTGGTTTTTTCGGGGGTAGTACTTGGTCCATCAGGTTGGAATGTATTCCAGCCTGATTCGCCAACTATCAATTTGCTATCAGATATCGGGTTAGTCTACTTGATGTTTATAGCGGGGTTAGAAATTGATTTAGAACAATTCCGCCGTCAGAAAAGTCGTTCTTTTGGATTTGCTAGCTTCACCTTTTTTATCCCCCTAGCCTTAGGAACCTTAATCGGGCAGATTTTTGGTTTTAGCGGCAATGCTTCGATATTAATTGGCTCAATGTTTGCTTCCTACACTTTGTTGGCATATCCGCTTATCAATCGCCTGGGAATAGTCAAAAATCAAGCTGTCAGCGTCACCATTGGAGCCACAATTTTTACTAACATCGGGGCACTGCTGGTGTTATCTCTGTGTATAGCCGTTCATGCTAAACAATTCAGCTATTGGGGATTGATAACTTTATTTAATTCCTTAATTATTTACTTAATCGTTGTATTAGTCGGCTTTGATTGGGCGGGTAAAGAATTTTTTCGGCGATCTGGAGACGATGAGGGAAACCAATTTTTATTTGTATTGCTTTGCGTATTTCTTGCCGCTGTAGGTGCTCAATTAATCGGGGTAGAAAAAATCGTTGGAGCCTTTTTAGCAGGTTTAGCGGTAAATGGTGTCCTAGCTTCTGGACCAGTCAAAGAAAAGGTAATGTTCGTTGGTAGCGTGCTGTTCATTCCTATTTTCTTTGTTCACCTTGGCTCATTAATCAATTTGCCACCTGCCAGCAACTTTAGCACGCTGAAGCTAACCCTATTTATTGTAATTGGTTTATTGTTGAGCAAATTTCTCGCTGCTTTTTTAGCGAAACTACTTTACCGCTATAACTGGCAAGAAATGTTAATGATGTGGTCGCTGAGTCTACCCCAAGTGGGTGCGACATTAGCGGCAACATTAGTGGGATATCGGGCGGAGTTGTTACCGATATGGGTATTAAATAGTGTTATTAGCTTAATGCTGGTGACATCAACCGTAGGACCGTTGATTACCAGTCGCCTTGCTGCTAGTTTGGCTTCATCATCTGTTGAGCAGCACGCAACTACAACACCGTCGTATCAAAATATAGAGAATAAACACAGTAATTTTACTATAGTCGTACCTATTTACAATCCGCAAACTCAGCAATATTTGATTGAAATGGCGGCATTATTAGCACGTCAGGAAAATGGCAGAATTATACCATTAGCGATCGCTACTGCGGCGGCTCACATGGATGCACCACAGTTAGAAATTTCTCTGCAACGCAGTGAACGCTTACTTTCCAAAGCCACCGCTCAAAGTCAAGTATTGAGCGTACAAGCAGAACCATTACTGCGAATTGATGATGCTTTTGCTCAAGGTATCAGCAGAGCTGCTCGCGAACAAAAAGCTAGTTTAATTGTTATGGGTTGGGGCAAACGGACTGGGCTGAGAGCGCGTTTATTTGGTAATGTGATTGACAGCGTTCTCTGGGCATCTCATTGTCCGGTAGCGGTGACACGTTTAGTAGAATCACCGAGAAAAATTCAGCGAATTTTAGTGCCCGTTGAAAACCTGATGGCACCATCATTGCACCCGGTGCAATTTGCCCAGATGTTAGCAGAGGCAAATCAAGCGCAAGTTACCGTGTTGAATGTATGCGATCGCCGCACTAGTTCCAGTAAAATCGCTTCTAGGCGATCGCAACTTGGCTTATTAGTATCTAAATTAGCTTTGCCCAATCCCCCAGAAGTTCAAATCATTGCCCATGAAAACGTTGTCCAAGCAATTTTGCAGGCAGCGCGATTATATGATTTAGTAGTGTTACCTTTTATACGCAATCGCACAAGTCCCGGTGGATTAGCCATTAGTGATGTCACTACTCAGTTAGCCAGACAACTCACCTGCTCTATCGTCATGCTTGGCGAACCAGAACGCAATCCCACAGAAGTTTTGCCTACAGCAGTTTCCAATACTACAACGGTAATTGGTAACGCGGTAATTGGTAATGGGTAA
- a CDS encoding HAS-barrel domain-containing protein: protein MRLPLPQFVTGDRHPNHIAEVIETTTTEFLAQCLEPEDLSFPPMPPFGSWVCSVDEESGNQVYALVYYATTMPIDSVHRARALGLSLQDLREEQPQIFAMLKTEFRAAIVGFEQPSGSISYNNRVYQYLPPRPPQIHQAVYRCEPEAIVKFTEELDFLRTLLFVNGAPVDSLTAAAIREVYQLRKADRQWLIKAGRTLSVLLKDDYDRLRFILSQIHP from the coding sequence ATGCGCCTTCCTTTACCACAGTTTGTCACAGGCGATCGCCACCCGAACCACATTGCGGAGGTGATCGAAACTACTACTACCGAATTTTTGGCACAGTGTCTGGAACCTGAAGATTTGAGCTTCCCACCCATGCCACCATTCGGTAGCTGGGTTTGTTCTGTGGATGAAGAATCCGGCAATCAAGTTTACGCTTTGGTGTATTATGCAACAACAATGCCCATAGATTCCGTACACAGGGCAAGAGCTTTAGGGTTGTCGTTGCAGGATTTGCGAGAGGAACAACCCCAGATATTCGCCATGCTGAAAACAGAATTTCGGGCGGCGATCGTCGGATTTGAACAGCCATCTGGCAGCATAAGTTATAACAATAGGGTGTATCAATATCTACCACCGCGTCCGCCACAAATTCATCAAGCTGTTTATCGATGCGAACCAGAAGCGATCGTTAAATTCACCGAAGAGCTAGATTTTTTGCGGACATTGCTTTTTGTAAACGGTGCGCCAGTAGACTCATTAACCGCAGCTGCGATTAGAGAAGTGTACCAGTTACGCAAAGCCGATAGACAATGGTTAATCAAAGCCGGTAGAACCTTAAGTGTGCTGCTCAAAGACGATTATGATCGCTTGCGATTTATCCTCAGCCAAATCCACCCATAG
- a CDS encoding NAD(P)H dehydrogenase subunit NdhS — protein MILPGATVRVKNPADTYYRFEGLVQRVSDGKVAVLFEGGNWDKLITFRLSELDLVETTAGRKKAK, from the coding sequence ATGATCCTGCCAGGAGCGACTGTTCGTGTTAAGAATCCCGCAGATACTTATTATCGCTTTGAGGGACTCGTGCAACGGGTGAGTGATGGTAAGGTAGCTGTACTGTTTGAAGGTGGTAACTGGGATAAGTTAATCACTTTTCGCCTCAGCGAATTGGATCTTGTAGAAACCACTGCCGGACGGAAAAAAGCGAAATAA
- the rodA gene encoding rod shape-determining protein RodA, translating into MLLKRSLSKKSAPKIRWQQWVKPWQQTDWLLFSLPIAITIFGGIMIKSTELNQGLTDWWWHWVMGGIGTVIALILARIRYENLIQWHWITYTITNISLIAVMVAGHAAKGAQRWVSIAGIPIQPSEFAKIGLIITLAALLHKRTASQIDNVFRALAITAIPWALVFIQPDLATSLVFGAIVLGMLYWANANPGWLILMISPIVAAILFSTPWPLSEPIVLFDQLSFGPLGLIWSVAMGVLGFLTLPWHRFGISGISAWVLNMLGGEIGVFVWNHVLKDYQKGRITSFLNPDGDPLGTGYHLIQSRIAIGAGGIWGWGLNKGPMTQLNFVPEQHTDFIFSAVGEEFGLIGCLLLLVVLCFICLRLLHIAQTAKDNFGSLLAIGVLSMIVFQVIINVGMTVGLAPVAGIPLPWMSYGRSAMLSNFIALGLVESVANFRQQRQRY; encoded by the coding sequence ATGTTGTTAAAAAGGTCGCTCTCCAAAAAGTCTGCGCCAAAAATTCGCTGGCAGCAATGGGTCAAACCCTGGCAGCAAACAGACTGGCTGCTGTTTAGCTTACCAATTGCCATCACTATATTTGGTGGCATTATGATCAAAAGTACCGAATTGAACCAAGGACTCACAGACTGGTGGTGGCACTGGGTTATGGGTGGCATTGGTACCGTAATAGCGCTGATCCTTGCCCGCATCCGCTACGAAAATCTAATTCAGTGGCACTGGATAACTTATACAATAACCAATATCAGCTTGATCGCCGTTATGGTAGCTGGTCACGCCGCCAAAGGAGCACAACGGTGGGTTAGTATCGCAGGCATTCCCATACAACCCTCGGAATTTGCCAAAATAGGATTAATTATCACCCTAGCGGCTTTATTACACAAGCGCACGGCTTCTCAAATAGATAACGTTTTCCGCGCTTTGGCAATTACCGCCATTCCTTGGGCATTAGTATTTATACAACCTGATTTGGCAACATCACTGGTATTTGGTGCGATCGTTTTAGGAATGTTGTACTGGGCAAATGCTAACCCAGGCTGGTTAATATTGATGATTTCTCCGATTGTCGCCGCGATTCTCTTTAGTACACCTTGGCCCCTTTCAGAGCCGATAGTTTTGTTTGACCAACTATCTTTCGGACCTTTAGGATTAATTTGGTCAGTCGCTATGGGTGTACTAGGCTTTTTGACTCTCCCGTGGCATCGATTTGGTATCAGCGGCATCAGTGCATGGGTTCTAAACATGCTAGGTGGTGAAATAGGAGTCTTCGTCTGGAACCATGTATTGAAAGATTATCAAAAAGGTCGGATCACCTCATTTCTCAATCCCGATGGTGACCCCCTCGGAACAGGATATCACCTGATTCAATCTCGCATCGCCATTGGTGCTGGGGGAATTTGGGGATGGGGACTAAATAAGGGTCCGATGACTCAACTAAATTTCGTTCCCGAACAGCATACAGACTTTATATTCTCTGCTGTGGGCGAAGAATTTGGTTTGATTGGTTGTTTGCTGTTGTTGGTTGTCTTATGCTTTATTTGTCTGCGATTATTACATATTGCTCAAACCGCCAAAGATAATTTTGGCTCGTTGTTGGCTATTGGCGTTTTGTCGATGATCGTCTTTCAGGTGATTATTAACGTAGGCATGACGGTTGGTTTAGCACCAGTGGCAGGGATTCCCCTACCTTGGATGAGTTACGGTCGTTCTGCCATGTTGAGCAACTTCATCGCCTTGGGACTAGTAGAATCAGTAGCGAATTTTCGTCAACAGAGGCAGAGATATTAG
- a CDS encoding Mrp/NBP35 family ATP-binding protein codes for MYDVLDSQSVLEVLRPVEDPELRKSLVELNMIRNVKIDGGKVSFTLVLTTPACPLREFIVDDCRRAVKKLPGVTDIAVEVTAETPQQKSLPDRTGISGVKNIIAISSGKGGVGKSTVAVNVAVALAQTGAKVGLLDADIYGPNDPTMLGLSDAQITVRPGEKGEILEPAFNHGVKLVSMGFLIDRDQPVIWRGPMLNGVIRQFLYQVQWGELDYLIVDMPPGTGDAQLTLTQAVPMAGAVIVTTPQNVALLDSRKGLRMFQQMNVPVLGIVENMSYFIPPDMPDKQYDIFGSGGGEKTATELGVPLLGCVPLEICTRVGGDSGVPIVVGEPDSASAKALYAIALTIAGKVSVAALT; via the coding sequence ATGTATGATGTCCTCGATTCTCAGTCGGTTTTAGAAGTGCTGCGACCAGTGGAAGATCCAGAACTTCGCAAAAGTCTGGTAGAACTCAACATGATTCGCAACGTCAAAATTGACGGTGGCAAAGTTAGCTTCACTTTGGTATTAACAACACCCGCCTGTCCTCTACGTGAATTTATTGTTGATGATTGCCGCAGAGCTGTAAAAAAACTACCAGGCGTTACAGATATAGCTGTAGAAGTCACAGCAGAAACACCTCAGCAAAAAAGCTTACCTGACCGCACTGGCATTAGTGGTGTAAAAAATATTATCGCCATTTCTAGCGGCAAAGGTGGTGTAGGTAAAAGTACGGTAGCTGTGAATGTGGCGGTAGCATTAGCACAAACCGGGGCAAAAGTCGGCTTACTCGATGCCGATATTTACGGTCCCAACGACCCCACCATGCTAGGGCTAAGTGATGCCCAAATTACTGTCCGTCCTGGCGAAAAAGGCGAAATCCTGGAACCTGCTTTTAATCACGGCGTCAAGTTAGTTTCAATGGGCTTTTTAATTGACCGAGATCAGCCGGTGATTTGGCGCGGACCAATGCTTAATGGAGTGATTCGCCAATTTCTCTATCAAGTGCAATGGGGAGAACTCGATTATTTGATTGTGGATATGCCACCAGGTACCGGGGATGCTCAGTTAACTTTAACACAAGCAGTGCCGATGGCGGGGGCAGTAATTGTTACTACACCGCAAAACGTAGCTTTGTTAGATTCTCGTAAAGGCTTGCGGATGTTTCAGCAGATGAACGTGCCAGTTTTAGGGATAGTGGAAAATATGAGTTATTTTATACCCCCAGATATGCCTGATAAGCAATATGACATCTTTGGTTCTGGCGGTGGTGAGAAAACTGCCACAGAGTTAGGTGTACCGCTGCTGGGGTGCGTGCCACTAGAGATTTGTACGAGAGTTGGGGGTGATAGCGGTGTGCCGATAGTTGTTGGGGAACCAGATTCAGCTAGTGCAAAAGCATTGTATGCGATCGCCTTAACGATCGCTGGCAAAGTATCAGTTGCTGCCCTAACATAG
- a CDS encoding polyketide cyclase / dehydrase and lipid transport, translating to MQAWLSKFIHRKRRRVCVSLVRTYREISSASPDELWQKVVDLADVSWHPLLKSTNVPYGLVPKPGLIYQAVTRLSPIPIRIFVESVNPRELLTVRVLAIPGIEERVTYQLESTVCGTCLSYSVTLRGWLSPLIWSFSRPYSDRVARALVDAVEKAGLPAGS from the coding sequence ATGCAAGCTTGGTTGTCTAAATTTATCCACCGCAAACGGCGTCGGGTTTGTGTTTCTCTGGTGCGAACGTATCGAGAAATTAGTTCTGCCTCACCAGACGAACTGTGGCAAAAAGTAGTGGATTTAGCTGACGTTTCCTGGCATCCACTGCTAAAGAGTACCAATGTTCCTTACGGATTAGTACCCAAACCTGGATTGATTTATCAAGCGGTAACGCGCTTGTCGCCGATTCCCATCCGCATTTTTGTGGAATCCGTCAATCCCAGAGAACTTTTAACTGTGCGCGTGCTGGCGATTCCTGGTATAGAAGAACGAGTGACTTATCAACTAGAGTCCACAGTTTGTGGCACTTGTTTGTCTTATTCTGTAACCCTACGCGGTTGGTTATCGCCTTTGATTTGGTCTTTTTCCCGTCCTTATAGCGATCGCGTAGCCCGCGCTTTAGTTGATGCTGTAGAAAAGGCAGGATTGCCAGCAGGTAGTTAG
- the hemF gene encoding oxygen-dependent coproporphyrinogen oxidase translates to MLTNSLHRQTESSKSLPPADAKARVSQFMKQLQDKIAQTLEDVDGVGKFQQDSWERPEGGGGRSRVMREGAIFEQAGVGFSEVWGDHLPPSILSQRPDAEGHRWYATGTSMVLHPRNPYVPTVHLNYRYFEAGPVWWFGGGADLTPYYPFAEDAAHFHKTIKSACDAHHSEYYQVFKRWCDEYFYLKHRGETRGVGGLFFDYQHGQGELYRGPHPDGEAAIYSNQLGAPEPRSWEDLFAFVQDCGNAFLPSYVPIVERRHKTEYGDRQRNFQLYRRGRYVEFNLVYDRGTIFGLQTNGRTESILMSLPPLVRWEYGYQPEPNSPEAQLYETFLKPQDWANWTPNHSAE, encoded by the coding sequence ATGTTGACCAACTCGCTTCATCGTCAAACAGAATCTTCTAAGTCTTTACCGCCAGCTGACGCTAAAGCTAGGGTGAGTCAGTTTATGAAACAGTTGCAGGATAAAATTGCTCAAACCCTGGAAGACGTGGATGGTGTGGGTAAGTTCCAACAAGATAGTTGGGAACGTCCAGAAGGAGGTGGAGGGCGATCGCGTGTTATGCGTGAGGGTGCAATATTTGAACAAGCTGGCGTCGGTTTTTCGGAAGTTTGGGGAGATCACCTACCACCCTCTATTTTAAGCCAACGCCCAGACGCAGAAGGACATCGCTGGTATGCCACGGGTACTTCAATGGTGTTACATCCTCGCAATCCTTATGTGCCCACCGTTCACCTAAATTATCGCTACTTTGAAGCAGGTCCAGTGTGGTGGTTTGGTGGTGGTGCGGATTTAACTCCTTATTACCCCTTCGCTGAAGATGCTGCACATTTTCATAAAACTATCAAATCCGCATGTGATGCTCATCACTCCGAGTATTATCAAGTGTTTAAGCGCTGGTGTGATGAATATTTCTATTTGAAACACCGTGGCGAAACGCGCGGTGTAGGTGGTCTATTTTTTGATTACCAACATGGTCAAGGTGAGTTATATCGCGGTCCGCATCCAGATGGTGAAGCGGCTATTTACAGCAATCAGTTAGGTGCGCCAGAACCACGCTCTTGGGAAGATTTATTTGCTTTTGTGCAAGATTGTGGTAATGCGTTTTTACCATCTTACGTGCCAATTGTTGAACGGCGACATAAGACAGAATATGGCGATCGCCAACGGAATTTTCAACTTTATCGTCGCGGTCGGTATGTAGAATTTAACTTGGTTTATGACCGAGGCACTATTTTTGGTCTGCAAACCAACGGACGCACCGAATCTATTCTCATGTCTTTACCTCCCCTGGTGCGCTGGGAATACGGCTATCAGCCAGAACCAAATTCCCCTGAAGCCCAGTTATACGAAACCTTCCTGAAACCTCAAGATTGGGCAAACTGGACACCAAACCACAGTGCTGAGTAG
- a CDS encoding STAS domain-containing protein yields MIHIDQKSYTTQDGNIVIVLTPSGRLDITTAWQFRLKLQECISKLSRHVVVNLGQVNFIDSSGLTSLVAGMRDADKVKGSFRICNVHPEAKLVFEVTMMDTVFEIFETEEEALEGVPRSIAS; encoded by the coding sequence GTGATTCATATAGATCAAAAAAGTTATACTACTCAAGATGGCAATATCGTTATTGTCTTGACTCCATCCGGTCGCCTAGATATTACCACAGCTTGGCAATTTCGCTTGAAGTTACAGGAATGTATCTCCAAACTAAGTCGCCATGTAGTTGTCAATCTGGGTCAGGTGAATTTTATTGATAGTTCTGGTTTGACATCTTTAGTCGCGGGGATGCGTGATGCTGATAAAGTAAAAGGTAGTTTCCGCATCTGTAATGTACATCCAGAAGCAAAACTGGTGTTTGAAGTGACGATGATGGATACAGTCTTTGAAATCTTTGAAACTGAAGAGGAAGCTTTAGAAGGTGTACCTCGCAGCATCGCTAGTTAA
- a CDS encoding chromophore lyase CpcT/CpeT has product MSFSPQLTALAEYLAGEFDNRAQAIADPAWYVHLRMWLRPVALFSEDSFALFAEQANILTLSQPYRQRIMRLQQKPDADAIQVQYYMPKDPDALKCAGQNPALLNTLTPEQLDLLPGCILAVTQQEIAPNSYKFTATAPPDTRCCFTYNGNTIQVSLGFEATKNEFYSYDKGIDPEGKATWGAIMGPYRYTKRSAIMSYEL; this is encoded by the coding sequence ATGAGCTTCTCGCCACAGTTAACTGCCTTAGCTGAATATTTGGCTGGTGAATTTGATAATCGCGCTCAAGCGATCGCCGATCCAGCTTGGTATGTTCACTTACGAATGTGGCTTAGACCTGTTGCTTTATTTTCAGAAGACAGTTTTGCCCTGTTTGCTGAACAAGCTAATATTCTCACTCTTAGTCAGCCTTACCGTCAGCGAATTATGCGCTTACAGCAAAAGCCAGACGCTGATGCTATCCAAGTCCAATATTATATGCCTAAAGATCCAGATGCCTTAAAATGCGCTGGTCAAAACCCGGCTTTACTAAATACTCTCACACCAGAGCAATTAGACTTATTACCAGGCTGCATCCTAGCTGTTACGCAGCAAGAAATAGCCCCCAACAGCTACAAATTTACAGCTACTGCACCGCCAGACACTCGCTGTTGCTTTACTTATAATGGCAATACCATCCAAGTATCCTTAGGGTTTGAAGCCACTAAAAACGAATTTTATAGCTACGACAAAGGAATTGACCCGGAAGGAAAAGCGACTTGGGGAGCGATTATGGGTCCTTATCGCTACACCAAGCGATCGGCAATTATGAGTTATGAGTTATGA
- the psb29 gene encoding photosystem II biogenesis protein Psp29, which yields MNNVRTVSDTKRTFYNRHTRPINTIYRRVVEELMVEMHLLSVNADFSYNPIYALGVVTTFDRFMQGYLPEQDKESIFNALCQAIEEDPQRYKQDAHRLQALAQSLPSKDLIGWLSQTTPTDRDADLAEQLLQIANNPNFKYSRLFAIGLFSLLELSDPELVKDETQRTQALKTVASGLHLSDDKLTKDLDLYRSNLDKMAQALVVMADMLAADRKKREQRLQQSTTKVTPPSINE from the coding sequence GTGAATAACGTCCGTACTGTCTCTGATACAAAGCGAACATTCTATAACCGCCACACGCGCCCGATAAATACGATTTATCGTCGAGTGGTGGAAGAACTGATGGTAGAAATGCATCTGCTGTCAGTAAATGCCGATTTTAGCTACAATCCAATTTATGCCTTGGGCGTCGTCACTACATTCGACCGCTTCATGCAAGGCTATCTGCCAGAACAAGATAAAGAGTCAATTTTTAATGCCCTGTGTCAGGCTATAGAGGAAGATCCGCAACGTTATAAACAAGATGCACACCGTTTGCAAGCTTTAGCGCAAAGCTTACCATCAAAAGATTTAATTGGGTGGTTAAGCCAAACAACTCCTACGGATCGAGACGCTGACTTAGCTGAACAGCTCCTACAGATCGCTAACAATCCTAATTTTAAATATAGCCGTTTGTTTGCGATCGGTTTATTTTCTTTATTAGAACTGTCAGATCCAGAATTAGTTAAAGATGAAACACAGCGCACTCAAGCACTAAAAACCGTTGCTAGTGGCTTGCACTTATCCGATGACAAACTCACTAAAGATTTGGATCTATACCGTTCTAATCTAGATAAAATGGCACAAGCACTAGTTGTGATGGCAGATATGCTTGCAGCCGATCGCAAAAAACGCGAACAACGTTTACAGCAATCAACAACTAAAGTTACTCCTCCATCTATCAACGAATAA
- a CDS encoding ExbD/TolR family protein, with product MKVNLHTPVEEVQIQIIPLIDVVFCILTFFILAALQFTRQEAINVNLPEAKTGTPVPNASNLQPQSQRQILTLGVDAIGQTSLDGQTIRKEQLTENFRNYLKQNPNGILALKVTKSTAYNDVMEMVDLWRQQGGTQISFVVQPTFSSPPTSSPPVISPFGVNPGAVPAPNTAPVAPINPQGNPNFNLPPNAPIQPLPGQGFNPAPNGVSPVFPQVPASQAPAKQANPTPAKR from the coding sequence ATGAAAGTTAACCTGCATACTCCAGTTGAAGAAGTCCAAATTCAAATCATTCCCTTAATTGATGTCGTTTTTTGTATCCTGACATTTTTTATTTTGGCGGCTTTGCAATTTACTCGACAAGAAGCGATTAATGTTAATTTGCCCGAAGCTAAAACAGGTACACCAGTACCTAATGCTTCAAATTTACAACCACAGTCTCAACGGCAGATATTAACTTTGGGTGTTGATGCGATCGGACAAACTTCCCTAGATGGACAGACGATAAGAAAAGAGCAGTTAACAGAGAATTTCCGCAATTATCTCAAGCAAAATCCTAATGGCATTTTGGCGTTGAAAGTTACTAAGTCAACGGCTTATAACGATGTCATGGAGATGGTAGATTTATGGAGACAACAGGGAGGTACTCAAATCTCTTTTGTAGTTCAACCTACTTTCTCATCACCACCCACATCATCACCACCTGTTATTTCTCCTTTCGGTGTTAATCCCGGTGCTGTACCTGCACCAAATACCGCGCCAGTTGCTCCCATTAATCCACAAGGCAACCCGAACTTCAATCTACCCCCAAATGCGCCTATTCAGCCTTTGCCTGGGCAAGGGTTCAATCCTGCCCCCAATGGCGTTTCTCCGGTTTTCCCCCAAGTGCCAGCCTCCCAAGCGCCCGCAAAACAAGCAAATCCCACGCCTGCTAAAAGGTGA
- a CDS encoding MotA/TolQ/ExbB proton channel family protein — MDILDLIHKGGPAMWPLLALSILSLSVIFERLWFWLRILTQEKEIVDRVLDAACENWVTARDIARQTTNQPIGRFLFAPLNLPKTDTETFRLALEASAEDELAGMRRGEKLLEAVIALAPLLGLLGTVLGLIQALRSIRIGDLGTASTAGVTTGIGESLISTAAGLIVAIVSLAFYRLFQGFVVNQVKVFRKAGNDMELLYRQSPPDFSNNPLEKALPPGRERDSSPQKFSAPRKRGRNKFTEVPPPPPTESDSHSSDPE; from the coding sequence GTGGATATTTTAGATTTGATACACAAGGGCGGACCGGCGATGTGGCCTTTGCTTGCCCTGTCGATTCTATCTTTGAGCGTGATTTTCGAGCGTTTGTGGTTTTGGTTAAGAATATTAACGCAAGAAAAGGAAATAGTCGATCGCGTGTTAGATGCAGCCTGTGAAAATTGGGTAACGGCTAGGGATATTGCCAGACAAACAACGAATCAGCCTATAGGACGCTTTCTTTTTGCGCCCTTAAACTTGCCCAAAACCGATACGGAAACGTTTAGACTGGCGCTAGAAGCAAGCGCAGAAGATGAATTAGCGGGGATGCGACGAGGGGAAAAACTTTTAGAAGCTGTAATTGCCCTTGCGCCATTATTAGGATTGTTGGGTACGGTTTTGGGTTTGATTCAGGCTTTGCGATCTATTCGGATTGGCGATTTGGGAACCGCATCGACAGCTGGGGTGACTACTGGTATTGGGGAATCTCTAATTAGTACGGCAGCAGGGCTAATTGTGGCGATCGTGAGTTTGGCATTTTACCGTTTATTTCAAGGTTTTGTCGTCAACCAAGTAAAAGTCTTTCGCAAAGCGGGGAATGATATGGAATTGCTTTATCGGCAGTCACCGCCTGATTTTAGCAATAATCCACTAGAAAAAGCGTTGCCGCCCGGTCGAGAGCGAGATTCCTCACCCCAAAAATTCTCTGCACCCCGCAAAAGAGGTAGAAACAAATTTACGGAAGTTCCTCCCCCCCCACCAACCGAATCTGATTCACATTCATCAGATCCAGAGTAA
- a CDS encoding YkvA family protein, with protein sequence MNFSIQAVYNWYRNLLRNPKYRWWVILGTLLYFVSPIDFLPDFFPVVGELDDVFLLTLLVTEMSQVVIEGFKARKGDVDTTAANTAEASTNADTIDVDAVSVK encoded by the coding sequence ATGAACTTCTCAATTCAAGCAGTTTACAACTGGTATCGTAATTTACTTCGCAATCCCAAATACCGCTGGTGGGTTATTTTAGGAACGCTGCTTTATTTTGTTAGCCCCATTGATTTCCTCCCAGATTTCTTCCCAGTTGTGGGAGAACTTGATGACGTTTTCCTTTTAACACTACTAGTTACGGAAATGTCCCAAGTAGTGATTGAAGGTTTTAAAGCTCGTAAGGGTGATGTAGATACCACAGCCGCTAATACTGCTGAGGCTTCTACTAACGCCGACACTATTGATGTTGATGCTGTCTCTGTCAAGTAG